From Pseudomonas sp. G.S.17, the proteins below share one genomic window:
- a CDS encoding FecR domain-containing protein: MINVPDRKVFQAAASWYVQFQVEPPTPAERHAWQEWLNSDPAHQAAWNQMEQLQRGLGALPPDLTRRTLSEPRQRRDILKLMLVIAGAGYVGWNIKQHTSLGNVWADYRTPVGQRQHIELADGSQIELNTDTAIDVLFDGQQRLIRLRVGEILIQTGKRGDTRPFYVETHQGRVQALGTRFSVRQLKNTTRVGVLEDQVSLLPKEPTGKPVLLKAGESAEFDDHRANPGRTYTPAEVAWVDGQLVVLNARLGDLIDELSRYRPGVMHCDEHAARLRVSGAFRLDAIDAVLANLQATLPIRVSHFTRYWVSVKSTA; encoded by the coding sequence ATGATCAATGTGCCGGATCGCAAGGTTTTCCAGGCGGCGGCCAGTTGGTACGTGCAGTTTCAGGTGGAACCGCCGACGCCAGCCGAGCGACACGCCTGGCAGGAATGGCTGAACAGCGATCCCGCCCATCAGGCCGCCTGGAATCAGATGGAGCAACTGCAACGCGGACTTGGCGCGTTACCGCCCGATCTGACGCGGCGCACACTGTCCGAACCGCGCCAGCGTCGAGATATTCTCAAACTGATGCTGGTGATCGCCGGCGCCGGCTACGTGGGCTGGAATATCAAGCAGCACACCAGCCTGGGCAATGTCTGGGCGGATTACCGGACGCCTGTCGGTCAGCGGCAACATATTGAACTGGCCGATGGCAGTCAGATCGAGCTGAACACCGATACCGCAATCGACGTGTTGTTTGACGGTCAGCAACGCCTGATCCGCCTGCGCGTAGGCGAGATTCTGATCCAGACCGGCAAACGCGGCGATACCCGGCCGTTTTATGTTGAAACTCATCAGGGCCGCGTTCAGGCGTTAGGCACGCGTTTCTCGGTTAGGCAACTGAAAAACACGACTCGGGTCGGCGTCCTGGAAGATCAGGTCAGCCTCCTGCCCAAGGAACCCACCGGCAAGCCGGTCCTGCTCAAGGCAGGGGAAAGCGCAGAGTTTGACGACCATCGGGCCAATCCGGGACGCACTTACACGCCTGCTGAAGTGGCCTGGGTTGACGGGCAACTGGTGGTGCTCAACGCCCGACTCGGGGATCTGATTGACGAGCTGAGCCGCTATCGTCCGGGCGTCATGCACTGTGACGAACACGCTGCTCGATTGCGGGTATCGGGAGCCTTCCGTCTTGATGCCATCGACGCGGTGCTGGCCAACCTGCAAGCGACGCTGCCGATTCGCGTCAGCCATTTCACCCGTTATTGGGTTTCGGTCAAGAGCACTGCCTGA
- a CDS encoding TonB-dependent siderophore receptor translates to MASGVGFALATTSAIAASVTQNFNISAGPLDSALSQFASAANVILSFSPEQTANRRSSGLQGNYSVEQGFAVLLQGSRLQVVAQAPGSYILQAVPENGSVVLGPTNVNSFQTDEASQGRTLDVGYKAEKSRIGTKTDTPLSETPRSVSVVTGQRMKDQKTQTLTEALGYVPGIFAPPFAAGDNLAGDLFFIRGFNATDYGYGLLRDGLRVQGNRYDTTTEPYGLERVEVFRGPSSILYGENAPGGLVNVVSKRPTAIPQGEVQLSYGSNNRRQLGVDISGPLDDSGNILGRVVMMGRNADTQTDHVPDDRIYIAPSMTLNFDDYNTLTLLSNYQKDHTNMELGLPAAGTLLRNPNGKLDKDTMLGVPDWNTFERETWSAGYEFSHSFNDDWQFRQNSRYLQSRITRHETWPGNLNNAGFGTLLNVTAYDRYNKSMVYSLDNQLEGKFNAGGLENTVLFGASFDRTSFSQDWDAGSAGRINIYNPIYPQDPVTSIAVQNTLLEQQMQGLYGQIQSKYDNWIFLLGGRQDWVESDFRNKLAPSSDINSNDQKFTYQGGVMYQFDNGLTPYVSYSTAFVPVQQISNGGSPLDPITSEQYEVGLKYEPSGWNTTMTASVFDLRKKDDTYFDSTSASYRQVGKSRSKGVELEVNSDVNRNLNLTASYTYTDARVIKDTAGSLIEGHQITGVPRNQASAWAKYRFLEGYLNGLHVGGGIRYFDSTFAYTASSLYGKLDSGDVTLVDAAIGYQIDKNWSVDLNAKNLFDKEYVSGCNDAGRCYWGDSRTLLGSVSYNW, encoded by the coding sequence ATGGCCAGCGGCGTCGGCTTCGCTTTGGCGACAACTAGCGCCATTGCCGCCAGCGTTACGCAGAATTTCAATATCAGTGCCGGGCCGCTGGACAGCGCCTTGAGTCAGTTTGCCTCGGCGGCCAATGTGATTCTGTCGTTTTCTCCTGAGCAGACCGCCAATCGCCGCAGCTCCGGGCTGCAAGGTAATTACTCGGTCGAGCAGGGTTTCGCTGTGTTGCTGCAGGGTTCGCGGCTGCAAGTCGTGGCGCAGGCGCCGGGCAGTTACATCCTGCAAGCGGTCCCGGAGAACGGTTCAGTGGTGCTCGGCCCCACCAACGTCAACAGTTTCCAGACGGATGAGGCCAGTCAGGGCCGCACGCTGGATGTGGGTTACAAGGCTGAAAAAAGCCGCATCGGCACCAAGACCGATACGCCGCTGTCGGAAACGCCGCGCTCGGTGTCCGTGGTTACCGGCCAGCGCATGAAAGATCAGAAGACCCAAACCCTCACCGAAGCGCTCGGTTACGTGCCGGGTATTTTCGCGCCGCCTTTTGCGGCTGGGGATAACCTGGCGGGCGATCTGTTTTTCATTCGTGGTTTCAACGCTACCGATTACGGCTACGGCCTGTTGCGTGATGGTTTGCGTGTGCAGGGCAATCGTTATGACACCACCACCGAGCCTTACGGGCTGGAGCGGGTCGAGGTGTTTCGCGGGCCTTCTTCGATTTTGTATGGCGAAAACGCGCCGGGCGGGCTGGTTAACGTAGTCAGTAAACGCCCGACTGCCATTCCCCAGGGCGAAGTGCAGCTCAGTTATGGCTCGAACAATCGCCGTCAGCTGGGTGTGGATATCTCCGGTCCGCTGGACGACAGCGGCAATATTCTCGGGCGCGTGGTCATGATGGGGCGCAACGCCGACACGCAAACCGATCACGTACCGGACGACCGCATCTACATCGCGCCCTCCATGACCCTGAATTTTGACGACTACAACACCCTGACCTTGCTGAGCAACTATCAGAAAGATCACACCAATATGGAGCTTGGCCTGCCTGCCGCTGGCACTTTGCTGCGTAACCCCAATGGCAAGCTCGACAAGGACACCATGCTCGGTGTGCCGGACTGGAACACTTTCGAGCGTGAAACCTGGAGTGCGGGCTACGAGTTCAGCCACAGCTTCAACGACGATTGGCAGTTCCGGCAGAACTCGCGCTATCTGCAGTCGCGGATTACCCGCCACGAAACCTGGCCAGGCAATCTCAATAACGCCGGCTTTGGCACCTTGTTGAACGTCACCGCCTACGACCGTTACAACAAGTCCATGGTGTATTCGCTGGATAACCAGCTCGAGGGCAAATTCAACGCGGGCGGCCTGGAGAACACCGTATTGTTCGGCGCCAGTTTTGACCGCACCTCGTTCAGCCAGGACTGGGATGCCGGTTCAGCCGGGCGCATCAACATCTACAACCCGATTTATCCACAGGACCCGGTAACGTCCATCGCCGTGCAGAACACCCTGCTCGAACAGCAAATGCAGGGTTTGTACGGGCAGATCCAGAGTAAGTACGACAACTGGATTTTCCTGTTGGGCGGGCGGCAGGATTGGGTCGAGAGTGATTTTCGCAACAAACTGGCGCCTTCCAGCGATATCAACTCCAACGATCAGAAATTCACCTATCAGGGCGGGGTGATGTACCAGTTCGACAACGGCCTGACCCCGTATGTCAGCTATTCCACCGCATTCGTCCCGGTGCAGCAGATTTCCAATGGCGGTTCGCCGCTGGACCCGATTACCAGCGAGCAGTATGAAGTGGGTTTGAAATACGAACCGTCGGGCTGGAATACCACCATGACTGCGTCGGTCTTCGACCTGCGCAAAAAAGACGATACCTATTTCGATTCAACCAGCGCCAGTTACCGGCAAGTGGGCAAAAGCCGCTCCAAGGGCGTGGAGCTGGAGGTCAACAGCGACGTCAATCGCAACCTGAACCTGACCGCTTCCTACACCTACACCGATGCGCGGGTGATCAAGGACACCGCTGGCTCGTTGATCGAAGGTCATCAAATCACCGGCGTGCCACGTAATCAGGCTTCAGCCTGGGCCAAATACCGCTTTCTCGAGGGTTATCTCAACGGACTACACGTTGGCGGCGGCATTCGCTACTTCGACAGTACCTTTGCCTACACGGCGAGTTCCCTGTACGGCAAGCTCGATTCCGGTGACGTGACGCTGGTGGACGCAGCTATCGGTTATCAGATCGACAAGAACTGGTCGGTGGATCTGAACGCCAAGAACCTGTTCGACAAGGAATATGTGTCGGGCTGTAACGATGCCGGTCGCTGCTATTGGGGAGACAGCCGAACCCTGCTCGGTTCGGTGAGCTACAACTGGTAG
- a CDS encoding sigma-70 family RNA polymerase sigma factor translates to MSSQSHTTAVQRIYEQHHSWLHGWLKGKLSNACDAADLAHDTFVRILGSANAAQIREPRDYLATVARGLVIDRYRRRAIEQAYLHSLAARPELTVISEEDKALIIETLVAVDKTLASLGPRVHRIFMLSQIDGLTYQQIAEQLQVSLTTVKKHMIRAFTECSMLLAGLA, encoded by the coding sequence ATGTCCTCTCAATCCCACACGACCGCAGTCCAGCGCATTTATGAGCAGCATCATTCGTGGTTGCATGGCTGGCTCAAGGGCAAGCTGTCCAACGCATGCGATGCTGCCGATCTGGCTCACGATACGTTCGTGCGGATTCTCGGTTCGGCCAATGCCGCGCAGATCCGTGAACCCCGGGATTACCTGGCGACTGTCGCCAGAGGGCTGGTCATTGACCGGTATCGACGACGCGCCATTGAGCAGGCTTACCTGCACTCCCTGGCTGCCCGGCCTGAACTCACCGTCATCAGTGAAGAGGACAAGGCGCTGATCATTGAAACGCTGGTGGCTGTGGATAAAACCCTGGCGAGCCTTGGCCCGCGGGTTCATCGCATCTTTATGCTGTCGCAGATCGATGGCCTGACTTATCAACAGATCGCCGAGCAGTTGCAGGTTTCCCTGACCACGGTGAAGAAGCACATGATTCGCGCGTTCACGGAATGCTCGATGCTCCTGGCGGGACTGGCATGA